In Candidatus Beckwithbacteria bacterium, one DNA window encodes the following:
- a CDS encoding type IV pilus twitching motility protein PilT: protein MQTIRELLQLTVQKNASDLHLINDSKPMLRIDGELRAIEDAPTLTPELLKTLVSSMLTEVQKEFLKQNKEIDFSISLGDLARFRVNAYVQRNSFAAALRLIPTKIRSFDELQLPNIFHNLTSLKSGMILVTGPTGHGKSSTLAAMINEINSTRADHIVTIEDPIEYMYSNKKSIISQRELGQDTHSWKIALRSVLREDPDVVLIGEMRDYETIASALTIAETGHLVFATLHTNSASQTIDRIVDVFPAHQQNQIRMQLANTLEAVVSQRLLPALTGGRIPVVEVLLGTTAVKTNIREGKTHLIDNIIQTSQESGMIPLEGYMADLIGRGKLDIQVAKQWSLRPQELMRHLKGDSEK from the coding sequence ATGCAAACTATACGAGAACTTCTCCAGCTTACTGTCCAAAAAAACGCTTCTGATCTTCATTTAATCAATGATTCTAAGCCCATGTTGCGAATTGATGGAGAGTTACGAGCTATTGAGGATGCGCCAACACTCACGCCTGAACTTTTGAAAACCCTAGTTTCTTCAATGTTGACCGAAGTTCAAAAAGAATTTTTAAAACAAAATAAAGAAATTGACTTTTCCATAAGCTTAGGTGACCTAGCACGTTTTAGGGTCAATGCCTATGTTCAGCGTAATAGTTTTGCTGCGGCACTGCGTTTAATTCCTACCAAAATTCGTAGTTTTGATGAGTTGCAATTGCCTAATATTTTTCACAACTTAACCTCTCTAAAATCAGGCATGATTTTGGTGACTGGCCCGACTGGCCATGGTAAATCCTCAACATTGGCAGCTATGATCAATGAAATCAATTCGACCAGAGCCGATCATATTGTGACTATCGAGGACCCAATTGAGTATATGTATAGCAATAAAAAATCAATTATTTCTCAACGTGAACTTGGGCAAGATACGCACTCTTGGAAAATTGCCTTGCGCAGCGTGCTTCGGGAAGATCCAGATGTAGTTTTAATTGGGGAAATGCGGGACTATGAAACTATTGCTTCGGCTTTAACTATTGCTGAAACAGGCCATTTGGTTTTTGCGACGCTGCATACTAACTCGGCTTCACAAACAATTGACCGTATTGTTGATGTCTTTCCCGCTCACCAACAAAACCAAATTAGAATGCAACTGGCTAATACATTGGAAGCAGTGGTTTCACAACGACTTTTACCAGCATTAACTGGTGGACGTATTCCGGTAGTAGAAGTTTTACTGGGAACTACAGCAGTAAAAACTAATATCCGTGAGGGCAAAACTCACTTAATCGACAATATTATTCAAACTTCACAAGAGTCAGGTATGATTCCCCTCGAAGGCTATATGGCTGACTTAATTGGTCGGGGTAAGTTAGATATTCAAGTTGCGAAACAGTGGAGTTTGCGACCACAAGAACTAATGCGGCACCTAAAAGGTGACAGTGAAAAATAA
- a CDS encoding type II/IV secretion system protein: MDTSNKTLADILLAKQVLTQTNYDFIKTEEVNTGKDQEEIIRDRNLASEKELVEAKAAINNIPFIDITQIGSNPQAMTLVPQSVAQRFIVFPYSFDPAEKKLEVVMENPLDVTAIDFLERKSQCKVAPAFGVAKDIKQVISERYSQGLSSQIDAAVKEAAQSNTRVVDENTIKDVIQEAPIAKIVTTLLSFAMKSQASDIHIEPMEDKTRVRYRLDGILHEKLVLPKNVHDAVISRIKILARMKIDEKRIPQDGRFSFRSDDQEVDLRVSSLPTAHGEKIVMRLLKKGGNVPDLPDLGLRGRALKNFQEAIQIPHGVILVTGPTGSGKTTTLYSALYKINTPKVNIITLEDPIEYEMPGINQVQINPVAGLTFASGLRSILRQDPNIVMVGEIRDTETAELAIQASLTGHLVFSTLHTNSAAGALPRLIDMEVEPFLLASAVNCIAGQRVVRKICPSCKEAYSPPKEVIDGLRKKLGPLFDRYDTPDFKLYRGRRCQACNDTGYAGRIGIYEVLQVTEKISALTIAHKPTSEIEKAAIENGMITMEIDGYLKAIEGVTTLEEVMRVAQT, from the coding sequence ATGGATACTAGTAATAAAACCCTAGCTGATATCTTACTTGCTAAGCAAGTTCTAACTCAAACCAACTACGATTTTATCAAAACCGAAGAAGTTAATACTGGCAAAGATCAGGAAGAAATCATTCGTGACCGCAATTTAGCTTCTGAGAAAGAATTAGTCGAAGCTAAGGCAGCTATTAACAATATCCCTTTTATTGACATTACCCAAATCGGGAGTAATCCTCAGGCTATGACTTTGGTACCCCAAAGTGTGGCTCAGCGTTTTATAGTCTTCCCCTACTCTTTTGATCCAGCTGAAAAAAAACTAGAAGTGGTTATGGAAAATCCACTGGACGTGACAGCAATAGACTTTTTAGAGCGTAAGTCGCAATGTAAAGTAGCGCCGGCTTTTGGAGTAGCTAAGGATATTAAACAAGTAATTAGCGAACGTTATTCCCAAGGATTATCTTCTCAAATTGATGCAGCTGTCAAAGAAGCTGCTCAAAGTAATACTCGGGTAGTTGATGAAAATACAATTAAGGATGTTATTCAGGAGGCACCAATTGCCAAGATTGTAACTACTCTTTTAAGCTTTGCTATGAAATCTCAAGCTTCGGATATTCATATTGAGCCGATGGAAGATAAAACCAGAGTGCGATATCGGTTGGATGGGATTTTGCACGAAAAATTAGTACTGCCTAAAAATGTGCATGATGCCGTCATCTCTCGGATCAAGATTTTAGCCAGAATGAAAATTGACGAAAAACGAATCCCTCAGGATGGCCGTTTTTCTTTTCGCAGCGATGATCAAGAAGTTGATTTGCGGGTATCATCCCTACCAACAGCTCATGGAGAAAAAATCGTAATGCGGCTTTTGAAAAAAGGCGGTAATGTGCCTGATTTACCAGATTTGGGTTTACGTGGTCGGGCTTTAAAGAATTTTCAAGAAGCTATTCAAATTCCTCATGGAGTTATCTTGGTTACTGGTCCAACTGGTTCAGGAAAAACGACTACACTCTACTCGGCTCTTTATAAAATTAATACGCCCAAAGTCAATATTATTACCTTGGAAGATCCAATTGAGTATGAGATGCCAGGTATCAATCAGGTTCAAATTAACCCAGTAGCTGGTCTGACTTTTGCTTCGGGATTACGGTCTATTTTGCGACAAGACCCCAATATTGTGATGGTCGGCGAAATCAGGGACACCGAAACAGCTGAGCTAGCAATTCAAGCTTCTCTTACGGGTCACCTAGTCTTTTCTACGCTGCATACCAATTCAGCTGCTGGAGCCTTGCCTCGTTTAATTGACATGGAAGTAGAACCTTTCCTATTGGCTTCAGCAGTCAATTGTATTGCTGGTCAACGGGTGGTGCGAAAAATTTGCCCAAGTTGTAAAGAAGCATATAGTCCACCCAAGGAAGTTATAGATGGACTGCGTAAAAAATTAGGACCACTTTTTGATCGTTATGATACTCCGGATTTTAAATTATACAGAGGAAGACGTTGTCAAGCTTGTAATGATACTGGCTATGCAGGAAGAATCGGAATTTATGAGGTCTTGCAGGTAACTGAAAAGATTAGCGCCTTAACAATTGCTCATAAACCAACTTCAGAAATTGAAAAAGCTGCTATTGAAAATGGCATGATTACCATGGAAATCGACGGCTATCTAAAAGCTATAGAAGGTGTTACTACTCTAGAAGAAGTAATGCGAGTAGCACAAACCTAA
- a CDS encoding type IIA DNA topoisomerase subunit B, producing MNASQSYTAENIQVLEGLEPVRKRPGMYIGSTDERGLHHLLSEIVDNSLDEAIAGFASNVYVHILKDGSMVVSDDGRGIPVDIHPKLGISALEVTMTKLHAGGKFDSRAYQASGGLHGIGSSAVNALSIYTRVEVRRDNQIYFQEYSIGKPKDSVKTLSDTQIKESLSQTYVPFLQGGTTTAFKPDSSIFSTTEFSYKKIKNMLRERAYLMAGIRIHLFDLRSGEEAHFYFEGGIKSLVRFLNRNKKEIHEVIYAKGHVEDKFPIGVEIAMQYTDSFNENIQAFTNVINTPDGGTHVAGFRMALTRSIKDYMKQNEMNGKDGKSELTGDDIKEGLTAVVFVKMPAANIQFESQTKTKLNNSEAQQAVYSVFKEQLDVYFEEHPQEAKKIIGKIELAAKARMAARAARDAVVRKGILEGMTLPGKLADCQSKDPAQSELFIVEGDSAGGSAKQGRDRFNQAILPLGGKILNTERARLDKIVEFEELKALIIALGMGIGETVDVIKARYHRIVIMCDADVDGEHIATLLLTFFYRHLPEIVAKGYLYIALPPLYKIQTGKDIKYAYSDPEKDECIQKIKQEKGSATKINLQRYKGLGEMNPEQLWETTMNPKTRLLKQVSVEDGERADQVFTMLMGDEVPPRKRFIQTHAKMATLDI from the coding sequence ATGAACGCTTCACAAAGCTATACCGCTGAAAATATCCAAGTTCTGGAAGGTTTAGAACCAGTCCGCAAACGACCGGGCATGTATATTGGCTCCACTGATGAGCGAGGTTTGCATCATTTGCTCTCTGAAATTGTCGACAACTCTCTTGATGAGGCTATTGCTGGTTTTGCCAGTAATGTGTATGTGCATATTTTAAAAGACGGTAGCATGGTAGTTTCTGATGATGGCCGCGGTATTCCGGTTGATATTCATCCCAAATTAGGTATTTCCGCCTTAGAAGTTACTATGACCAAACTCCATGCTGGAGGTAAGTTTGATAGTAGGGCTTACCAAGCTTCTGGTGGTTTGCACGGAATTGGTTCTTCGGCTGTTAATGCGTTATCTATTTACACTAGAGTTGAAGTCCGACGAGATAACCAAATTTATTTCCAGGAATATTCGATTGGTAAACCCAAAGACAGTGTTAAAACATTAAGCGATACTCAAATTAAAGAGTCCTTATCCCAAACTTATGTGCCATTTTTGCAAGGTGGTACTACTACTGCTTTTAAACCTGATAGTTCTATTTTTTCAACTACTGAATTTTCTTATAAAAAAATTAAAAATATGCTCCGTGAACGGGCTTATTTAATGGCTGGAATTAGAATCCATCTTTTTGATTTACGTAGTGGCGAGGAAGCTCATTTTTATTTCGAAGGTGGCATCAAATCTTTGGTGCGTTTTTTAAATAGAAATAAAAAAGAAATTCATGAAGTCATTTATGCTAAAGGCCATGTCGAGGATAAGTTTCCTATTGGCGTAGAAATAGCTATGCAATACACCGACAGTTTTAATGAGAATATTCAGGCTTTTACCAATGTAATTAATACTCCCGATGGTGGGACTCATGTGGCCGGATTTCGTATGGCTTTAACGCGGTCAATCAAAGACTATATGAAACAGAACGAGATGAATGGTAAAGATGGTAAAAGTGAACTCACCGGCGATGATATTAAAGAAGGTTTAACTGCTGTAGTTTTTGTCAAAATGCCAGCCGCTAATATTCAGTTTGAATCTCAAACCAAAACTAAACTTAATAATAGTGAAGCTCAGCAGGCTGTGTATTCAGTCTTTAAAGAGCAGCTTGATGTTTATTTTGAAGAACATCCTCAAGAAGCTAAAAAAATTATTGGCAAAATTGAACTGGCTGCTAAAGCCCGTATGGCCGCTCGGGCCGCTCGAGATGCGGTCGTTCGCAAAGGGATTTTGGAAGGCATGACTTTGCCAGGTAAATTGGCTGACTGTCAAAGCAAAGATCCGGCTCAATCAGAACTTTTCATCGTTGAAGGAGATAGTGCTGGCGGTAGTGCTAAACAGGGTCGAGACCGGTTTAACCAAGCTATTTTGCCTTTGGGTGGGAAAATTTTAAATACTGAACGAGCCAGGCTTGATAAAATTGTAGAGTTTGAAGAGCTCAAAGCTTTGATTATTGCTTTAGGTATGGGCATTGGCGAAACAGTTGATGTAATTAAAGCCCGCTATCATCGTATTGTGATTATGTGTGATGCTGATGTGGATGGTGAACATATTGCGACTTTACTTTTAACCTTTTTTTACCGTCACTTACCAGAGATCGTAGCTAAAGGATATTTATATATCGCTCTACCGCCACTGTATAAAATCCAAACTGGCAAAGATATAAAATATGCTTATTCTGATCCGGAAAAAGATGAATGTATTCAAAAAATCAAACAAGAGAAGGGGAGTGCTACTAAAATAAATTTACAAAGATACAAAGGTTTGGGCGAAATGAACCCAGAACAACTTTGGGAAACAACCATGAATCCCAAAACCAGATTACTTAAACAAGTAAGCGTTGAAGATGGAGAACGGGCTGATCAGGTTTTTACTATGTTGATGGGTGATGAAGTACCACCGAGAAAACGGTTTATCCAAACACATGCCAAAATGGCAACTTTAGATATTTAA
- a CDS encoding sodium-translocating pyrophosphatase: MMNIQLVALFVAPATAIIALAYGYYLTRQVMQEQEGSKKLQDIAKAVREGAMAYLKRQFSVIIPFMIVLAILLFFAMGSHIAITFLLGAVSSAVIGYLGMWVAVHANVRTANSALKGLNPALKVAFGAGAVNGMLVVGLGLMGVSLIYMWSYFSYHLVGDEAVAKHATDVLVGYGFGAALIALFMRVGGGIFTKAADVGADLVGKVEKGIPEDDPRNPAVIADNVGDNVGDCAGMAADVFESYELTVVAAMILGGQMFGLKGVVFPLLARAAAILTSILGSFFVKAREGETNAILPLIRGFVVSAISSVVIFMGLAIYLLEEVKAGYAAVAGIVGMLALLFITKYYTGPGEKPVVEIAKASETGAGTNLITGMSFGMESTFASTLVMIAGILVGYSLLGFYGVSLVGMGMLATTGIIMALDTFGPIADNAQGMCEMAGLSEKAAKVTNGLDAVGNTTKALTKGFAVGSAVIAASSLFATYFEETGLSSIDMANPKVFVGVLFGAALPFLFSSRLMKSVGVAAYEVIKEVRRQFKEIKGIMQGKATPDYSKAVEIVTAAAQKELVLPATIVITAPVFAGLLGAEALGGFLGGAIASGLMVALYSCNTGGAWDNAKKYIEDGFFGGKGSEAHKAAVVGDTVGDPLKDTSGPALNPMMKIIQIVALLIASLVVTTFGM; this comes from the coding sequence ATGATGAATATCCAATTAGTAGCGCTTTTTGTTGCTCCGGCTACAGCCATCATCGCTTTAGCCTATGGGTATTACTTAACCAGGCAAGTAATGCAGGAGCAGGAAGGCTCAAAAAAATTACAAGATATTGCTAAAGCTGTCCGTGAAGGTGCTATGGCTTATCTTAAACGACAATTTAGTGTCATTATTCCTTTTATGATTGTTTTGGCAATCCTGCTATTTTTTGCCATGGGTTCCCATATTGCCATTACCTTTTTATTGGGGGCAGTTTCAAGTGCTGTTATTGGTTATCTTGGTATGTGGGTGGCAGTTCATGCTAATGTTCGCACTGCCAACTCGGCTTTAAAAGGTCTTAACCCTGCTTTAAAAGTTGCTTTTGGAGCTGGAGCAGTCAACGGAATGTTGGTCGTTGGTTTGGGTCTAATGGGTGTTTCCTTAATCTACATGTGGTCTTACTTTAGTTATCACTTGGTTGGCGATGAAGCTGTAGCCAAACATGCTACTGATGTTTTGGTTGGCTATGGGTTTGGCGCTGCTTTGATTGCACTGTTTATGCGGGTAGGCGGCGGTATTTTTACCAAAGCTGCTGATGTTGGTGCTGATTTGGTTGGTAAAGTTGAAAAAGGTATTCCTGAAGATGATCCGCGTAATCCAGCCGTAATTGCTGATAATGTTGGCGATAACGTCGGTGACTGCGCTGGTATGGCCGCTGATGTCTTTGAATCATATGAACTAACGGTAGTAGCTGCCATGATCTTGGGCGGTCAAATGTTTGGTTTAAAAGGTGTGGTTTTTCCACTACTAGCTAGAGCTGCTGCTATTTTGACTTCAATTTTGGGTTCATTTTTTGTTAAAGCTAGAGAAGGTGAGACCAATGCTATTTTGCCTTTAATTAGAGGTTTCGTGGTTTCAGCAATTTCCTCTGTAGTTATCTTTATGGGTTTGGCAATTTATTTGCTTGAGGAAGTCAAAGCTGGGTATGCAGCCGTAGCTGGGATCGTAGGTATGCTAGCCTTACTGTTTATTACAAAATACTACACCGGACCAGGTGAAAAACCAGTAGTGGAAATTGCTAAGGCTTCAGAAACCGGCGCAGGTACCAATCTTATTACTGGCATGTCTTTTGGTATGGAATCAACTTTTGCCTCAACCTTGGTCATGATTGCCGGTATTTTGGTTGGCTATAGCTTGCTAGGTTTTTATGGAGTTTCTTTAGTCGGGATGGGTATGCTGGCAACAACCGGTATTATTATGGCTTTAGATACCTTCGGACCTATTGCCGATAATGCTCAGGGTATGTGTGAAATGGCAGGACTGTCTGAAAAAGCTGCCAAGGTAACCAATGGTCTTGACGCTGTTGGTAACACTACCAAAGCCTTGACCAAAGGTTTTGCCGTTGGTTCGGCTGTCATTGCTGCTAGTTCACTGTTTGCAACTTATTTTGAAGAAACTGGATTAAGTTCAATTGATATGGCTAATCCTAAAGTTTTTGTCGGTGTCTTATTCGGTGCTGCTTTGCCATTCTTATTTAGCTCAAGGCTAATGAAATCAGTTGGAGTTGCAGCTTACGAAGTTATTAAAGAAGTGCGCCGTCAATTTAAAGAAATTAAAGGTATTATGCAGGGTAAAGCTACTCCCGATTATTCTAAGGCCGTGGAAATCGTGACCGCTGCTGCTCAAAAAGAGCTAGTTTTACCAGCCACTATTGTAATTACTGCTCCGGTTTTCGCAGGCCTTCTAGGTGCTGAAGCATTAGGTGGCTTTTTAGGCGGGGCTATTGCCTCTGGTCTTATGGTTGCTCTGTACAGCTGTAATACTGGTGGAGCTTGGGATAATGCCAAAAAATACATTGAGGATGGCTTTTTTGGCGGTAAAGGCAGTGAAGCTCACAAAGCCGCTGTGGTTGGTGACACCGTTGGTGATCCTTTAAAAGACACCTCTGGACCAGCTCTTAATCCTATGATGAAAATCATTCAGATTGTGGCTTTGCTGATTGCCTCTTTAGTTGTTACTACTTTTGGCATGTAA
- a CDS encoding inorganic diphosphatase: MAKKTIVDIIIEISSSSSVKYELDEKTGRIYVDRFLPTPMAYPENYGLVEHTLGQDGDALDALVLTSEPVAPGTWIKAEVIGMLAMEDEKGGDCKLICVPATRSIDAEFGPWTKLSDVPRHRLHRIEHFFAHYKDLEKGKWVKIKRFANKIEALKELKNSQDRFKQII, translated from the coding sequence ATGGCAAAAAAAACCATAGTTGATATTATCATCGAAATTTCATCCAGCTCTTCAGTTAAGTATGAATTGGATGAAAAAACTGGCAGGATCTATGTGGATCGGTTTTTACCAACTCCCATGGCTTATCCGGAAAACTATGGTTTAGTAGAACATACACTTGGCCAAGATGGTGATGCTCTTGATGCCTTAGTTTTAACTTCCGAACCAGTGGCTCCAGGCACCTGGATCAAGGCTGAAGTCATTGGTATGTTGGCTATGGAAGATGAAAAGGGTGGAGATTGTAAACTAATTTGTGTTCCGGCTACTCGCAGTATTGATGCTGAGTTTGGGCCTTGGACCAAATTATCTGATGTTCCTAGACATCGTTTACATCGAATTGAGCATTTCTTTGCTCACTATAAAGATTTGGAAAAAGGTAAATGGGTCAAGATCAAGCGTTTTGCTAATAAAATAGAAGCCTTAAAAGAGCTTAAAAATAGTCAAGATCGTTTTAAACAAATAATTTAA
- the gyrA gene encoding DNA gyrase subunit A — MAEDTNKPVETNGEPNQALQKNVVKDTEYGKIFPTSITQEMEKSYLDYAMSVIVARALPDVRDGLKPVHRRILFAMRDMGLTSKAAYKKSARIVGEVLGKYHPHGDQAVYQTLVRLAQDFSMRYPLVDGQGNFGSVDGDSAAAMRYTEAKLAKIADELLEDLDKETVDFVDNFDGSQQEPSVLPAKLPNLLLIGSEGIAVGMATKIPPHNLEEVVDAIKTLVAKSQTTPTQADPKTIETTEPDQLTGGFVSEVTIEELMGHIKGPDFPTGANIYNPKDIREVYLSGKGRILMRATTDITEVKDKSRIVITEIPYLVNKAKLIMKIAQLVKDKKIIGISDIRDESDRKGMHVVIELKKGSRPKSVLNNLFKHTELQTSFPANMVALVDGTPQLCNLKMMLTEYIKHRQLVVVRRSQYELRAAKLRAHILEGLKIALDNLDAVIKTIRESKDSDTARANLMSRFGLTQIQSEAILDMQLRRLSALERQKIEDEYKAIKETIDKLTLLLQNPKQILEVIIAELDGLKEKYKSPRRTKIHGALTTISEEDLVPNAPILITVTKSGYVKRIPRDTFRSQRRGGKGVSSMATKAEDEMAFLLTANNHDDVLFFTNKGKVFHLKAYDLPEGSRQSKGQAVVNLINIDSGETVKSIIAIPDLTKTGGFLVMATKQGLIKKTTLDKYVKIKVNGLTSIKLDQGDQLISVKTTSGDDQVFIVTHRGKAIRFNEKDVRPMGRATKGVKGINIKPDDYVVTMETFPSKENRPDDGRKKYFRDLMVVTERGIGKRTPVHLFPLHKRAGVGVKVAKLNAKTGNIVSAELVTPEISQLMITTKKAQMIKLPLRNIKQLGRNTQGIILMRFNKEGDSVAAMTCIGEEESEE; from the coding sequence ATGGCAGAAGATACCAATAAACCAGTAGAAACAAATGGGGAGCCAAATCAGGCTTTGCAAAAAAACGTGGTTAAAGATACTGAGTATGGCAAAATTTTCCCAACCTCGATTACACAGGAGATGGAAAAATCCTATCTAGATTATGCCATGTCTGTTATCGTGGCCAGAGCTTTGCCGGATGTTCGCGATGGTTTAAAACCAGTACACCGCCGGATCTTGTTTGCCATGCGCGATATGGGTCTGACCTCTAAAGCTGCATACAAAAAGTCTGCCAGAATTGTAGGAGAAGTTTTGGGTAAATATCACCCTCATGGCGATCAAGCTGTATACCAAACGTTAGTGAGACTAGCTCAGGATTTTTCCATGCGCTATCCCTTAGTCGATGGTCAGGGTAACTTTGGCTCAGTTGATGGTGATAGTGCTGCTGCCATGCGGTACACCGAAGCCAAACTGGCCAAAATTGCAGATGAGCTATTGGAAGATCTTGATAAGGAAACGGTTGATTTTGTCGACAATTTTGATGGGTCTCAACAAGAGCCTTCGGTTTTACCAGCCAAATTGCCAAATTTGCTTTTGATCGGTTCTGAAGGGATTGCGGTCGGGATGGCTACTAAAATTCCACCACACAACTTGGAAGAGGTGGTTGATGCAATTAAAACCTTGGTTGCTAAATCCCAAACCACTCCAACTCAAGCTGATCCCAAAACTATCGAAACTACTGAGCCAGATCAACTCACTGGCGGTTTTGTTTCTGAAGTTACTATTGAAGAGTTAATGGGCCATATCAAAGGTCCTGATTTTCCAACCGGGGCTAATATTTATAATCCCAAAGACATCCGCGAAGTTTACCTTTCTGGTAAAGGCAGGATTTTGATGAGGGCTACTACTGATATCACTGAAGTTAAGGATAAATCTAGGATCGTCATTACCGAAATTCCATATTTGGTCAACAAAGCCAAACTGATCATGAAAATTGCCCAGCTGGTTAAAGATAAAAAGATTATTGGCATTTCTGATATTCGGGATGAATCTGACCGCAAAGGCATGCATGTCGTGATTGAGCTCAAAAAAGGCAGTCGGCCCAAATCGGTTCTCAATAATCTTTTCAAACATACTGAGCTACAAACCAGTTTCCCGGCTAATATGGTGGCCTTGGTCGATGGCACACCTCAGTTGTGTAATTTGAAAATGATGCTGACTGAATATATCAAACATCGTCAACTAGTGGTTGTTCGCCGCAGTCAGTATGAGCTGCGGGCTGCTAAACTCCGAGCCCATATTTTAGAAGGTTTAAAAATTGCTCTAGATAACCTTGATGCCGTTATCAAAACTATTCGCGAATCCAAAGACAGTGATACCGCTCGGGCTAATTTGATGTCCCGCTTTGGCCTGACCCAAATCCAATCAGAAGCTATTTTAGATATGCAGCTGCGCCGGCTTTCAGCACTTGAACGGCAAAAAATTGAAGATGAGTACAAAGCCATTAAAGAAACGATTGATAAACTAACCTTACTTTTACAAAACCCCAAACAAATTTTAGAGGTCATTATTGCCGAACTGGATGGACTTAAAGAAAAATATAAAAGCCCCAGGCGGACCAAAATTCATGGCGCTCTAACTACTATTTCTGAAGAGGATTTAGTACCCAATGCTCCAATTTTAATTACGGTAACTAAGAGTGGCTACGTAAAACGGATTCCCCGCGATACTTTCCGTTCTCAGCGCCGCGGCGGCAAAGGCGTTTCTTCCATGGCTACCAAAGCTGAAGATGAGATGGCTTTCTTATTAACTGCCAACAATCATGATGATGTTTTATTCTTTACCAACAAAGGCAAAGTTTTCCATCTCAAAGCCTACGATTTACCCGAAGGTAGCCGCCAAAGCAAAGGCCAAGCTGTCGTTAATTTGATCAATATTGATAGTGGGGAAACGGTTAAGTCTATCATTGCCATTCCTGATTTGACTAAAACTGGAGGGTTTTTGGTCATGGCTACTAAACAGGGTTTGATCAAAAAAACCACTTTAGATAAATATGTCAAAATTAAAGTCAACGGTTTGACTAGTATCAAATTGGATCAAGGCGATCAGCTAATTTCTGTCAAAACTACTTCTGGTGATGATCAGGTTTTTATCGTCACCCACAGAGGTAAAGCCATTCGCTTTAATGAAAAGGATGTCCGTCCTATGGGTCGAGCTACCAAAGGTGTTAAGGGCATTAATATCAAACCTGATGATTATGTGGTTACTATGGAAACTTTCCCGTCTAAAGAGAACAGACCCGATGATGGTCGCAAAAAATACTTTAGAGACCTTATGGTTGTCACCGAGCGGGGGATTGGCAAACGTACTCCGGTCCATTTATTCCCATTGCACAAACGTGCTGGAGTAGGTGTCAAAGTGGCTAAGCTTAATGCTAAAACTGGTAATATTGTCTCAGCTGAGTTAGTCACTCCAGAAATTTCTCAGCTGATGATTACTACTAAAAAAGCCCAAATGATCAAGTTGCCACTGCGCAATATTAAGCAACTGGGTCGCAATACTCAAGGCATTATCCTCATGAGGTTTAACAAAGAAGGCGATAGCGTGGCCGCCATGACTTGTATCGGTGAAGAAGAGAGCGAAGAGTAG
- a CDS encoding tyrosine-type recombinase/integrase, giving the protein MKKSLDIKTQIELFLEYLELEKNASPLTIRNYRIYLERFASWLDAQKNAVISVKSIDIDTVREYRLYLKRFIDDHGLPLKKSTQSYYVIALRSFFKWLIKNDVKVLAPEKIELPKNDAKSLKFLNREQVERLLSQPTLSSEIGLRDKAILELLFSTGLRVSELINLNCDQVNLETKEFGVIGKGRRPRVVFLSESAADWLNRYLEQREDSWKPLFIRYSRGKQEEYEGEKMRLTQRSVQRIIKKYVRRAKLPVDATTHTLRHSFATDLLLNGADLRSVQEMLGHKNIATTQIYTHVTNAQLKKVHEQFHGKKENSN; this is encoded by the coding sequence ATGAAAAAAAGTCTTGATATAAAAACCCAAATTGAGCTGTTCTTAGAGTACTTGGAATTGGAAAAGAATGCCTCTCCCCTTACTATTCGCAATTACCGAATCTATCTCGAGCGCTTTGCCAGTTGGCTGGATGCTCAAAAAAACGCAGTCATATCAGTAAAAAGTATTGATATAGACACTGTTCGCGAATACCGTCTTTATTTAAAACGCTTTATTGATGATCATGGCTTACCACTCAAGAAGAGCACTCAGAGCTACTATGTGATCGCGCTGCGATCGTTTTTCAAATGGCTAATTAAAAATGATGTTAAAGTTTTGGCACCGGAAAAAATTGAGCTGCCAAAGAATGATGCTAAATCTTTGAAGTTTTTAAATCGTGAGCAAGTGGAGCGCTTGCTATCCCAGCCTACCCTATCAAGCGAAATAGGGTTGAGAGATAAGGCAATTTTGGAATTACTGTTTTCTACTGGCTTGCGGGTGTCTGAGCTGATTAACTTAAACTGCGATCAGGTCAATTTGGAGACCAAAGAGTTTGGGGTGATTGGTAAAGGGAGGAGACCGCGAGTGGTTTTTTTGTCAGAGTCAGCTGCTGATTGGCTGAACCGATATTTGGAACAACGGGAAGATAGTTGGAAGCCACTTTTTATCCGCTACTCAAGGGGCAAACAAGAAGAATACGAAGGTGAGAAAATGCGGCTAACCCAACGCAGTGTGCAGCGAATTATAAAAAAATACGTACGTAGAGCCAAGCTACCAGTCGATGCAACCACACACACCCTTCGGCACAGCTTTGCAACTGATTTACTTTTAAATGGCGCCGATCTTCGCAGTGTCCAAGAAATGCTGGGTCATAAAAATATTGCTACGACGCAAATTTATACACATGTAACCAATGCCCAGCTTAAAAAAGTCCATGAGCAATTTCATGGGAAGAAAGAAAACAGTAATTAG